In Deltaproteobacteria bacterium, the genomic stretch GATCCCTGATAATCGCCTCAATCAACGGCCGTTCCTCCCTGAAAGGGCGCGCCTGGAGCAAAAGACATTCCTTCAAGTCGCGCGCCCCGACGCCCAAGGGGTCAAATTCCTGGATCACCGTGAGGAGCTTTTCCACTTCCTCCGCCGAAGAACCGTTTTGGCCGGCCAGCTCTTCAAGGGATGTGGTCAGGTAACCGTTTTCATCCAGCGCGTTGATAAGGGCAAGACCGATCTCCTCCTCATGCTCCGAAATGGGGGCCATCCGCAACTGCCACTCGAGGTGATCCTGCAGGGTGGCCGGTTTGGTGATGAAGTTTTCATAAGAAGGGAGTTCGTCGGGGGCAAACGACCGGGTCTCTTCCCCGGGGGCATTGTAGGTGCCGATGTAATTCTCCCAATCGAATTCCTTTGGTTCCTTTAATTCCCCCTCTTTTGTCCCCACCTCCGGTTCCCCTTCATGCGACTTGTCGGGGGGGGATTCGGCCTCCAACTCCTGCTCGACATCCTTGGGGACCTCGTCGTCCTCTGCCGGCGTGGTTTCTTCCAATGTCGGGTTTTCGAGGAGCGCCTCTTCCACCAGTTCCGCCAGTTCGAGGCGGGAGAGTTGCAATAATTTGATGGCTTGCTGAAGCTGGGGGGTGATGACCAGCTGTTGGGAGAGTTTAAGGCTCTGTCTTAGTTCTATGGCCATAACGTATAAGCAATTTTAATGCCAGTTTAGAACCGGCATCCTTCAATGTCAAGCTTGACGATGGTCTCTGATGGATGATTCCGGAGCTTTTTTAGAGAAGTAACTAAGCGGATTTATTTGCTTTTTTATGAAGAATCGCCTCCACCTGAGGGGAGGGCTCGGCCTGTTTTAACCCCCTCCATTTTTTTTGGGCAGAAAAGGCCAAAGAGGCCTCCACGAAGTGGAAAAAGAGGGGGTGCGGGCGCATGGGGCGCGACTTGAATTCGGGGTGGAACTGGCAGGCGACAAACCAGGGATGTTTTTTGAGTTCGATAATTTCAACCAGATCCCCTTCGGGGCAGACCCCGGTGACCGAGAGCCCTTTTTGGGCGAGCCGTTCGCGGTAGCCATTGTTGAATTCGTAGCGATGCCGATGGCGCTCGGAGATCTCTTTTTCGCCGTAGTCTTTGAAGGCGTGTGACCCTTTTTCGAGGACGCACGGGTAGGCCCCCAGGCGCATGGTGGCCCCCTTGTTGACCACCGCCTTCTGCTCCTGCATCAGGTCGATCACCGGATGGGGGGTGGCCGGATCCAACTCGGTGGAGTTGGCCATCACCGCCAACTGCATTCCGAGGCAGATGCCAAAGTAGGGGATTTTGTTCTCGCGAGCATGGCGAATCGCCCTGATTTTTCCTTCAATCCCGCGGTTGCCGAAGCCGCCGGGGACCAGAATGCCGTCACAGTCGCCGAAGACCTCTTCCAAATCGGCAGAGTTGTGCTCCAGTGTTTCCGAGTCGACGAATTTAAGCGTCAGCTTTGCATCCTGGTTGAAGGCAGAGTGATAGAGCGCCTCATTCAGACTTTTGTAGGCGTCCACCAGATTGACATATTTTCCCACAATGCCGATGGTCACCGGTTTGGAGGTTTTTTGTATTTTTGAAACAAGTTCTTTCCAGTCTTTGAGGTCGGGGGTGCGGGTCCAGATGTTCAAGAGTTCGACGATTTTGTCATCGATCCCTTCATCATGGAGACAGAGCGGCACCTCGTAGACCGATTTCACGTCGCGCGCCGTCATGACGCAGTCGGGGTCGATGTTGCAGAAGAGGGCAATCTTCGCCTTGACCTCTTTGGAGAGAGGGCGGTCGGTCCGGCAGAGGAGGATGTCGGGCTGGATGCCGATCTCGCGGAGTTTCTGGACGCTGTGCTGGGTCGGTTTGGTTTTCAGCTCGTCGGCGGCGCCGATGTAGGGGACGAGCGTCAGGTGGATGTAAAGGACATTCTGTTTTCCGACATCCGCCTTGAACTGACGGATCGCCTCCAGAAAGGGGAGGCTTTCGATGTCCCCCACCGTTCCGCCGATTTCCACGATCAGCACGTCGGCCCCATTGGGGCTAGCCCCGTCGGCCCCCTTCATGATGCATCCCTTGATCTCGTCAGTGATGTGCGGAATGACCTGAACGGTCCTCCCCAGATATTCCCCTTTCCGTTCCTTTTGAATGACCGAGTTGTAGATTCGGCCGGTGGTGTAGTTGTTGAGTTTGGACATCCGGGCGCTGACAAACCGCTCGTAGTGCCCCAGATCGAGGTCCGTTTCGGCGCCGTCATCCGTCACAAAGACCTCGCCATGCTGAAAGGGGCTCATGGTGCCGGGGTCCACATTAATATAGGGGTCGAGCTTTTGAAGGGTAACTTTGAGGCCACGGTTTTCCAGAAGGGCCCCGATGGAGGCGGAGGCCAAGCCCTTGCCCAAAGAGGAGACAACCCCGCCGGTCACAAAAATAAACTTGGTTTTCGGGGGGGAGACTTTTTTTGTCATTTTTTGTCGGGTTTCAACTGCCGGCTGGAATTAAACGTTACTGGATGCTTTGAAGAAAGTCAATGGCTGTTGGATAAATTTTTTCTTTTTTCTTTGGTTAAGGAACAAAGCCGGGATTTGTCAGCCCCAATTCTTCCGGAAACCCATGCAGAAGATGTTAAATAACACCTCTGGTTTCGGTTCATTCGATAAAATCAAAAGCTGTTCAAAAGCCTTGGTTGAAGCACCTTCTTTTCCGGCTATTGCCAGTGCCTGTCCGAGGTTGGACCAGGCCGCTGTCGAGTTGGGATTGTACTCCACCGCTTTCTGAAAATGAGCAATGGCCCCTTCTTCTCCTTCAAGTTCTCCCCTATTAGCCGCAAGGAGACCTGATAAGTTATGGGAATCAGATTTAATATTTTTTTTAAAATAAAATTGACCGTACTCAATAAAAGTCGTACATTTATTGAGTATGTTCAATAGATTGTTAACTATACGAAAAAACAACAGTTTTTTTCTATTCGGGGCTCGGGGGACCGGCAAATCCACTTGGCTCAGCCAAGAATTTGCCTCGATCCCTCACCTTTATATCGACCTTCTCAACCCCGATGAAGAGGAAAAATTTTCCAAAAATCCCGGATCGCTTCTCGCCCAAATCGAGGGGATGGATAAAAAAAATCCCTGGGTGATCATCGATGAAATTCAAAAAGTTCCGAAGCTTCTCGACGTGGCCCACCTCTGTATCGAAAAACACAAAACCCTCTTTGCCTTGACCGGCTCGTCCGCCCGAAAGCTGAAAAGGGGAAACGCCAACCTTCTGGCCGGCAGGGCCTTTATGTTTCGGCAGGGCCTTTATGTTTCATCTCTTTCCCCTCACGCATTGCGAACTACTGCGTAGCGCATATAAAAGTGACACTCCCGTCCGCATGAAACGTGCTAGAGAGTATCACCCCGATATGCAAGATTCAGTAAATGAACAATTCTCCCTGGAACAGGTTCTCCAATGGGGGAGTCTGCCTCTGCTTTATCACACCGCCGACGCGCCCGACAAAATCCGTTACCTGCGTACCTATACACAAACCTACTTAAAAGAAGAAATCGTTGCCGAACAAATTATCCGCAAGCTGAACCCCTTCCGCCTGTTTCTCGAAATTGCCGCCCAGCACAACGGGGAAATTGCGAATTATTCGAACATTGCCCGCGATGTGGGGGTGGATACGGTAACCATCCAGTCGTATTTTCAGATTCTCGAGGATACGCTGGTGGGCTTCTCAAAGTTCTATTACTTCGATCTCGGCATCAAGCGGTCACTGGACGGTACCGTTGTTCAACCTCTGGTTCCAAATACGTACGGCTACGGGAAGGCCTTTGAACACTTTGTGATTCTCGAGGCGGTTCGGCTGAATGCTTACCTTGAGCGCGATTTCCGGTTCAGTTACCTGCTGACAAAAGACGGGGCCGAAATCGATTTGATTATTGAACGGCCGGGGATGCCCGTTGTTCTCGTAGAGATTAAATCAAGCGGCAATGTTGACGAACGTGACACGCGCACCGTGGAACGGTTTCTTAAAGATTTCAAAAAGGGGGAAGGTTATTGCTGGTCGCTCGACCCGATTGCCAAAAAAATCGGTTCTGTACGTGCCTTGCACTGGAGAGAAGGTCTCAAGGAAGTGGGCTTGGCCCCCTTAAGTCCTTAAGGAACAAAACCGGGATTTGTCAGTCCCGTTTCTTCCGGAAACCCCTGCATCAGATTAAAGCACTGCACCGCCTGCCCGGAGGCCCCTTTGGTTAAGTTGTCGATGGCGGAAAGGATGACGATTTTTCCGGTCCTCTCGTCAAACAGGGGACTGATGTGGCAGAAGTTTGTCCCCCGGACATTCTTGGTTGAAGGGAGCGTCCCATCGGGAAGGATTTTAACGAATGGTTCGCTTTTGTAGAAGGTCTGATAGAATTTGATCAATTCGCCGGTCGAAGTTTTTGCCTTCGGCTCGCAGTAAATAGTGGAAAGAATCCCCCGGTCGATCGGCAGAAGGTGGGGAGAAAATAAGACCGTCACTTCCTCATCAGCCAAGAGCGACAGCTCCTGCTCCATCTCCGGTGTGTGCCGGTGTTTTCCCACATTGTAGGCCTTGAAATTTTCATGCGCCTCGCAAAAGAGGGTGTCAATCTTGGCCGTTCGCCCCGCCCCGCTCACCCCCGATTTGGAATCGCAGATGATTCCCTTTGTCTCAATCATTTTCTTTTTTACAAGAGGGCCGATCCCCAATTGAATGCTTGTAGGGTAACAACCGGGAACGGCGATCAACTTTGCCTTCCTGATCTTTTCCCGGTGAAATTCCGGAAGCCCATAGACCACCTCTTTCAGCAATTCTTTT encodes the following:
- a CDS encoding CTP synthase, coding for MTKKVSPPKTKFIFVTGGVVSSLGKGLASASIGALLENRGLKVTLQKLDPYINVDPGTMSPFQHGEVFVTDDGAETDLDLGHYERFVSARMSKLNNYTTGRIYNSVIQKERKGEYLGRTVQVIPHITDEIKGCIMKGADGASPNGADVLIVEIGGTVGDIESLPFLEAIRQFKADVGKQNVLYIHLTLVPYIGAADELKTKPTQHSVQKLREIGIQPDILLCRTDRPLSKEVKAKIALFCNIDPDCVMTARDVKSVYEVPLCLHDEGIDDKIVELLNIWTRTPDLKDWKELVSKIQKTSKPVTIGIVGKYVNLVDAYKSLNEALYHSAFNQDAKLTLKFVDSETLEHNSADLEEVFGDCDGILVPGGFGNRGIEGKIRAIRHARENKIPYFGICLGMQLAVMANSTELDPATPHPVIDLMQEQKAVVNKGATMRLGAYPCVLEKGSHAFKDYGEKEISERHRHRYEFNNGYRERLAQKGLSVTGVCPEGDLVEIIELKKHPWFVACQFHPEFKSRPMRPHPLFFHFVEASLAFSAQKKWRGLKQAEPSPQVEAILHKKANKSA
- a CDS encoding tetratricopeptide repeat protein, with translation MNILNKCTTFIEYGQFYFKKNIKSDSHNLSGLLAANRGELEGEEGAIAHFQKAVEYNPNSTAAWSNLGQALAIAGKEGASTKAFEQLLILSNEPKPEVLFNIFCMGFRKNWG
- a CDS encoding AAA family ATPase; its protein translation is MFNRLLTIRKNNSFFLFGARGTGKSTWLSQEFASIPHLYIDLLNPDEEEKFSKNPGSLLAQIEGMDKKNPWVIIDEIQKVPKLLDVAHLCIEKHKTLFALTGSSARKLKRGNANLLAGRAFMFRQGLYVSSLSPHALRTTA
- a CDS encoding DUF4143 domain-containing protein, whose amino-acid sequence is MKRAREYHPDMQDSVNEQFSLEQVLQWGSLPLLYHTADAPDKIRYLRTYTQTYLKEEIVAEQIIRKLNPFRLFLEIAAQHNGEIANYSNIARDVGVDTVTIQSYFQILEDTLVGFSKFYYFDLGIKRSLDGTVVQPLVPNTYGYGKAFEHFVILEAVRLNAYLERDFRFSYLLTKDGAEIDLIIERPGMPVVLVEIKSSGNVDERDTRTVERFLKDFKKGEGYCWSLDPIAKKIGSVRALHWREGLKEVGLAPLSP
- a CDS encoding N-acetyl-gamma-glutamyl-phosphate reductase, which encodes MPKKIPIAVIGATGYTGVELVRLMTRHPNAEIVAVTSRQQAGQKISALFPFLTGLCDLTYEDLNIDQMAKRVETVFLCLPHHESMEIAAGFRKKGVTVLDLSADFRLKDAAVYEKWYGPHTQKELLKEVVYGLPEFHREKIRKAKLIAVPGCYPTSIQLGIGPLVKKKMIETKGIICDSKSGVSGAGRTAKIDTLFCEAHENFKAYNVGKHRHTPEMEQELSLLADEEVTVLFSPHLLPIDRGILSTIYCEPKAKTSTGELIKFYQTFYKSEPFVKILPDGTLPSTKNVRGTNFCHISPLFDERTGKIVILSAIDNLTKGASGQAVQCFNLMQGFPEETGLTNPGFVP